One window of Quercus robur chromosome 12, dhQueRobu3.1, whole genome shotgun sequence genomic DNA carries:
- the LOC126709526 gene encoding rust resistance kinase Lr10-like isoform X1 codes for MDISLRIVIPTLLLFVLFIVDLGEGHKWCPERCGDHGPDIRFPFRLIKDRQPDHHGGFDLYCNDKNDTVLELSTSVKAFVKKIDYKSQSIEVTDSDGCFPRKIWGLKLNLSSSSFQFKNDLSDYALFKCTPDTESSYYLIPCLSSFSTPVYAFPSERDIDDLSILSCTKMYSVSSVPFYIWRSHSLQLTWSGSECGRGEVKGKNCRFQENSTDVRTECKDKGTLTKIVITGSSLGSFLLILVIYALYRVYRYDKTEKENQARIEMFLEDYKALKPTRYSYSDVKRITNQFTEKLGQGAYGTVFKGKFSNEIHVAVKILNSSKGNGEEFINEVVTMGRIHHVNVVRLVGFCADGFRRALVYEFLPNDSLEKFISSVDSNRFLGWEKLQDIALGIAKGIEYLHQGCDQRILHFDIKPHNILLDQNFNPKISDFGLAKLCAKDQSAVSMTTARGTMGYIAPEVFSRNFGSVSYKSDIYSFGILLLEMVGGRKNVDVTMENTSQIYFPEWIYNLLEQKEDLRVYVEDNEHAKIAKKLAIVGLWCIQWHPVDRPSMKVVVQMLEGEGDKLTMPPNPFASTGPTRINVSMPARRLNQELEVILESE; via the exons ATGGATATTTCCCTAAGAATAGTTATCCCAACCTTACTGTTGTTTGTGCTTTTCATCGTAGACCTTGGAGAAGGCCACAAATGGTGTCCCGAACGGTGTGGAGACCATGGCCCAGACATCCGATTTCCTTTCCGACTCATCAAAGACAGGCAGCCAGACCACCACGGTGGCTTTGATCTCTACTGCAATGATAAAAATGATACGGTGCTTGAGCTGTCGACTTCAGTAAAAgcctttgttaaaaaaattgattacaaATCTCAGTCAATTGAAGTAACTGACTCAGATGGCTGCTTTCCACGGAAAATCTGGGGACTCAAACTCAATTTATCTTCTTCGTCTTTCCAATTCAAAAATGATCTTTCTGACTATGCCCTTTTCAAATGTACGCCAGATACAGAATCTTCTTATTATCTGATTCCTTGTCTTAGTAGCTTTTCAACCCCAGTTTATGCTTTTCCTTCGGAGAGAGACATCGACGACTTGTCCATATTATCATGTACAAAGATGTATAGCGTTTCATCAGTTCCATTTTATATATGGCGTTCTCATTCTCTTCAATTGACATGGTCCGGATCGGAGTGCGGACGCGGTGAAGTGAAAGGCAAGAACTGTAGATTCCAGGAAAATAGCACTGATGTGAGAACTGAGTGCAAAGACAAAG gtACATTAACAAAAATAGTGATAACTG GTTCCAGCTTGGGGTCATTTCTTTTGATACTAGTAATCTATGCACTCTACCGTGTCTATCGCTATGAcaaaacagagaaagaaaatcAAGCTAGGATTGAAATGTTTTTGGAGGATTACAAAGCTCTCAAGCCCACAAGGTACTCGTATAGCGATGTTAAAAGAATTACAAATCAATTTACTGAGAAGTTAGGACAAGGAGCCTATGGAACAGTattcaaaggaaaattttcaaatgaaatcCATGTAGCCGTGAAGATCCTGAACAGTTCCAAGGGCAATGGGGAAGAATTCATAAATGAAGTGGTAACAATGGGTAGAATCCACCATGTTAATGTGGTTCGCTTGGTTGGCTTCTGTGCTGATGGATTTAGAAGAGCTCTAGTGTATGAGTTCTTACCAAATGATTCACTAGAGAAGTTCATTTCCTCAGTAGATTCTAACCGTTTCCTTGGTTGGGAAAAGCTACAAGACATTGCTCTCGGCATAGCAAAAGGAATTGAATATCTTCACCAAGGATGTGATCAACGAATCCTCCATTTTGATATTAAACCTCATAATATTTTGCTAGACCAaaatttcaatccaaaaatttctgattttggtttggccaaGTTGTGTGCAAAAGATCAAAGTGCAGTGTCTATGACCACAGCTAGGGGGACCATGGGTTACATTGCACCCGAAGTGTTCTCTAGGAACTTTGGGAGCGTGTCTTACAAATCAGATATTTATAGTTTTGGAATATTGTTGCTTGAAATGGTTGGAGGTAGGAAAAATGTTGATGTAACCATGGAGAACACTAGCCAAATATATTTCCCAGAATGGATCTACAATTTGTTAGAGCAAAAAGAAGACCTACGAGTCTATGTTGAGGATAATGAACATGCTAAAATTGCAAAGAAACTCGCAATTGTAGGACTCTGGTGCATCCAATGGCACCCAGTGGATCGTCCTTCAATGAAAGTTGTGGTCCAAATGTTGGAAGGAGAAGGAGATAAGTTAACCATGCCTCCTAATCCCTTTGCATCTACAGGCCCTACAAGAATCAATGTAAGTATGCCTGCAAGGCGTTTGAACCAGGAGTTAGAAGTCATCCTAGAATCAGAGTAG
- the LOC126709526 gene encoding rust resistance kinase Lr10-like isoform X5, giving the protein MDISLRIVIPTLLLFVLFIVDLGEGHKWCPERCGDHGPDIRFPFRLIKDRQPDHHGGFDLYCNDKNDTVLELSTSVKAFVKKIDYKSQSIEVTDSDGCFPRKIWGLKLNLSSSSFQFKNDLSDYALFKCTPDTESSYYLIPCLSSFSTPVYAFPSERDIDDLSILSCTKMYSVSSVPFYIWRSHSLQLTWSGSECGRGEVKGKNCRFQENSTDVRTECKDKGSSLGSFLLILVIYALYRVYRYDKTEKENQARIEMFLEDYKALKPTRYSYSDVKRITNQFTEKLGQGAYGTVFKGKFSNEIHVAVKILNSSKGNGEEFINEVVTMGRIHHVNVVRLVGFCADGFRRALVYEFLPNDSLEKFISSVDSNRFLGWEKLQDIALGIAKGIEYLHQGCDQRILHFDIKPHNILLDQNFNPKISDFGLAKLCAKDQSAVSMTTARGTMGYIAPEVFSRNFGSVSYKSDIYSFGILLLEMVGGRKNVDVTMENTSQIYFPEWIYNLLEQKEDLRVYVEDNEHAKIAKKLAIVGLWCIQWHPVDRPSMKVVVQMLEGEGDKLTMPPNPFASTGPTRINVSMPARRLNQELEVILESE; this is encoded by the exons ATGGATATTTCCCTAAGAATAGTTATCCCAACCTTACTGTTGTTTGTGCTTTTCATCGTAGACCTTGGAGAAGGCCACAAATGGTGTCCCGAACGGTGTGGAGACCATGGCCCAGACATCCGATTTCCTTTCCGACTCATCAAAGACAGGCAGCCAGACCACCACGGTGGCTTTGATCTCTACTGCAATGATAAAAATGATACGGTGCTTGAGCTGTCGACTTCAGTAAAAgcctttgttaaaaaaattgattacaaATCTCAGTCAATTGAAGTAACTGACTCAGATGGCTGCTTTCCACGGAAAATCTGGGGACTCAAACTCAATTTATCTTCTTCGTCTTTCCAATTCAAAAATGATCTTTCTGACTATGCCCTTTTCAAATGTACGCCAGATACAGAATCTTCTTATTATCTGATTCCTTGTCTTAGTAGCTTTTCAACCCCAGTTTATGCTTTTCCTTCGGAGAGAGACATCGACGACTTGTCCATATTATCATGTACAAAGATGTATAGCGTTTCATCAGTTCCATTTTATATATGGCGTTCTCATTCTCTTCAATTGACATGGTCCGGATCGGAGTGCGGACGCGGTGAAGTGAAAGGCAAGAACTGTAGATTCCAGGAAAATAGCACTGATGTGAGAACTGAGTGCAAAGACAAAG GTTCCAGCTTGGGGTCATTTCTTTTGATACTAGTAATCTATGCACTCTACCGTGTCTATCGCTATGAcaaaacagagaaagaaaatcAAGCTAGGATTGAAATGTTTTTGGAGGATTACAAAGCTCTCAAGCCCACAAGGTACTCGTATAGCGATGTTAAAAGAATTACAAATCAATTTACTGAGAAGTTAGGACAAGGAGCCTATGGAACAGTattcaaaggaaaattttcaaatgaaatcCATGTAGCCGTGAAGATCCTGAACAGTTCCAAGGGCAATGGGGAAGAATTCATAAATGAAGTGGTAACAATGGGTAGAATCCACCATGTTAATGTGGTTCGCTTGGTTGGCTTCTGTGCTGATGGATTTAGAAGAGCTCTAGTGTATGAGTTCTTACCAAATGATTCACTAGAGAAGTTCATTTCCTCAGTAGATTCTAACCGTTTCCTTGGTTGGGAAAAGCTACAAGACATTGCTCTCGGCATAGCAAAAGGAATTGAATATCTTCACCAAGGATGTGATCAACGAATCCTCCATTTTGATATTAAACCTCATAATATTTTGCTAGACCAaaatttcaatccaaaaatttctgattttggtttggccaaGTTGTGTGCAAAAGATCAAAGTGCAGTGTCTATGACCACAGCTAGGGGGACCATGGGTTACATTGCACCCGAAGTGTTCTCTAGGAACTTTGGGAGCGTGTCTTACAAATCAGATATTTATAGTTTTGGAATATTGTTGCTTGAAATGGTTGGAGGTAGGAAAAATGTTGATGTAACCATGGAGAACACTAGCCAAATATATTTCCCAGAATGGATCTACAATTTGTTAGAGCAAAAAGAAGACCTACGAGTCTATGTTGAGGATAATGAACATGCTAAAATTGCAAAGAAACTCGCAATTGTAGGACTCTGGTGCATCCAATGGCACCCAGTGGATCGTCCTTCAATGAAAGTTGTGGTCCAAATGTTGGAAGGAGAAGGAGATAAGTTAACCATGCCTCCTAATCCCTTTGCATCTACAGGCCCTACAAGAATCAATGTAAGTATGCCTGCAAGGCGTTTGAACCAGGAGTTAGAAGTCATCCTAGAATCAGAGTAG
- the LOC126709526 gene encoding rust resistance kinase Lr10-like isoform X6: protein MYSVSSVPFYIWHSHSLQLTWSGSECGRGEVKGKNCRFQENITDVRTECKDKGTLTKIVITGSSLGSFLLILVIYALYRVYRYDKTEKENQARIEMFLEDYKALKPTRYSYNDVKRITNQFTEKLGQGAYGTVFKGKFSNEIHVAVKILNSSKGNGEEFINEVVTMGRIHHVNVVRLVGFCADGFRRALVYEFLPNDSLEKFISSVDSNRFLGWEKLQDIALGIAKGIEYLHQGCDQRILHFDIKPHNILLDQNFNPKISDFGLAKLCAKDQSAVSMTTARGTMGYIAPEVFSRNFGSVSYKSNIYSFGILLLEMVGGRKNVDVTMENTSQIYFPEWIYNLLEQKEDLRVYVEDNEDAKIAKKLAIVGLWCIQWHPVDRPSMKVVVQMLEGEGDKLTMPPNPFASTGPTRINVSMPARRLNQELEVILESE from the exons ATGTATAGCGTTTCATCAGTTCCATTTTATATATGGCATTCTCATTCTCTTCAATTGACATGGTCCGGATCGGAGTGCGGACGCGGTGAAGTGAAAGGCAAGAACTGTAGATTCCAGGAAAATATCACTGATGTGAGAACTGAGTGCAAAGACAAAG gtaCATTAACAAAAATAGTGATAACTG GTTCCAGCTTGGGGTCATTTCTTTTGATACTAGTAATCTATGCACTCTACCGTGTCTATCGCTATGAcaaaacagagaaagaaaatcAAGCTAGGATTGAAATGTTTTTGGAGGATTACAAAGCTCTCAAGCCCACAAGGTACTCGTATAACGATGTTAAAAGAATTACAAATCAGTTTACTGAGAAGTTAGGACAAGGAGCCTATGGAACAGTattcaaaggaaaattttcaaatgaaatcCATGTAGCCGTGAAGATCCTGAACAGTTCCAAGGGCAATGGGGAAGAATTCATAAATGAAGTGGTAACAATGGGTAGAATCCACCATGTTAATGTGGTTCGCTTGGTTGGCTTCTGTGCTGATGGATTTAGAAGAGCTCTAGTGTATGAGTTCTTACCAAATGATTCACTAGAGAAGTTCATTTCCTCAGTAGATTCTAACCGTTTCCTTGGTTGGGAAAAGCTACAAGACATTGCTCTCGGCATAGCAAAAGGAATTGAATATCTTCACCAAGGATGTGATCAACGAATCCTCCATTTTGATATTAAACCTCATAATATTTTGCTAGACCAaaatttcaatccaaaaatttctgattttggtttggccaaGTTGTGTGCAAAAGATCAAAGTGCAGTGTCTATGACCACAGCTAGGGGGACCATGGGTTACATTGCACCCGAAGTGTTCTCTAGGAACTTTGGGAGCGTGTCTTACAAATCAAATATTTATAGTTTTGGAATATTGTTGCTTGAAATGGTTGGAGGTAGGAAAAATGTTGATGTAACCATGGAGAACACTAGCCAAATATATTTCCCAGAATGGATCTACAATTTGTTAGAGCAAAAAGAAGACCTACGAGTCTATGTTGAGGATAATGAAGATGCTAAAATTGCAAAGAAACTCGCAATTGTAGGACTCTGGTGCATCCAATGGCACCCAGTGGATCGTCCTTCAATGAAAGTTGTGGTCCAAATGTTGGAAGGAGAAGGAGATAAGTTAACCATGCCTCCTAATCCCTTTGCATCTACAGGCCCTACAAGAATCAATGTAAGTATGCCTGCAAGGCGTTTGAACCAGGAGTTAGAAGTCATCCTAGAATCAGAGTAG
- the LOC126709526 gene encoding rust resistance kinase Lr10-like isoform X2, producing the protein MDISLRIVIPTLLLFVLFIVDLGEGHKWCPERCGDHGPDIRFPFRLIKDRQPDHHGGFDLYCNDKNDTVLELSTSVKAFVKKIDYKSQSIEVTDSDGCFPRKIWGLKLNLSSSSFQFKNDLSDYALFKCTPDTESSYYLIPCLSSFSTPVYAFPSERDIDDLSILSCTKMYSVSSVPFYIWRSHSLQLTWSGSECGRGEVKGKNCRFQENSTDVRTECKDKGTLTKIVITGSSLGSFLLILVIYALYRVYRYDKTEKENQARIEMFLEDYKALKPTRYSYNDVKRITNQFTEKLGQGAYGTVFKGKFSNEIHVAVKILNSSKGNGEEFINEVVTMGRIHHVNVVRLVGFCADGFRRALVYEFLPNDSLEKFISSVDSNRFLGWEKLQDIALGIAKGIEYLHQGCDQRILHFDIKPHNILLDQNFNPKISDFGLAKLCAKDQSAVSMTTARGTMGYIAPEVFSRNFGSVSYKSNIYSFGILLLEMVGGRKNVDVTMENTSQIYFPEWIYNLLEQKEDLRVYVEDNEDAKIAKKLAIVGLWCIQWHPVDRPSMKVVVQMLEGEGDKLTMPPNPFASTGPTRINVSMPARRLNQELEVILESE; encoded by the exons ATGGATATTTCCCTAAGAATAGTTATCCCAACCTTACTGTTGTTTGTGCTTTTCATCGTAGACCTTGGAGAAGGCCACAAATGGTGTCCCGAACGGTGTGGAGACCATGGCCCAGACATCCGATTTCCTTTCCGACTCATCAAAGACAGGCAGCCAGACCACCACGGTGGCTTTGATCTCTACTGCAATGATAAAAATGATACGGTGCTTGAGCTGTCGACTTCAGTAAAAgcctttgttaaaaaaattgattacaaATCTCAGTCAATTGAAGTAACTGACTCAGATGGCTGCTTTCCACGGAAAATCTGGGGACTCAAACTCAATTTATCTTCTTCGTCTTTCCAATTCAAAAATGATCTTTCTGACTATGCCCTTTTCAAATGTACGCCAGATACAGAATCTTCTTATTATCTGATTCCTTGTCTTAGTAGCTTTTCAACCCCAGTTTATGCTTTTCCTTCGGAGAGAGACATCGACGACTTGTCCATATTATCATGTACAAAGATGTATAGCGTTTCATCAGTTCCATTTTATATATGGCGTTCTCATTCTCTTCAATTGACATGGTCCGGATCGGAGTGCGGACGCGGTGAAGTGAAAGGCAAGAACTGTAGATTCCAGGAAAATAGCACTGATGTGAGAACTGAGTGCAAAGACAAAG gtaCATTAACAAAAATAGTGATAACTG GTTCCAGCTTGGGGTCATTTCTTTTGATACTAGTAATCTATGCACTCTACCGTGTCTATCGCTATGAcaaaacagagaaagaaaatcAAGCTAGGATTGAAATGTTTTTGGAGGATTACAAAGCTCTCAAGCCCACAAGGTACTCGTATAACGATGTTAAAAGAATTACAAATCAGTTTACTGAGAAGTTAGGACAAGGAGCCTATGGAACAGTattcaaaggaaaattttcaaatgaaatcCATGTAGCCGTGAAGATCCTGAACAGTTCCAAGGGCAATGGGGAAGAATTCATAAATGAAGTGGTAACAATGGGTAGAATCCACCATGTTAATGTGGTTCGCTTGGTTGGCTTCTGTGCTGATGGATTTAGAAGAGCTCTAGTGTATGAGTTCTTACCAAATGATTCACTAGAGAAGTTCATTTCCTCAGTAGATTCTAACCGTTTCCTTGGTTGGGAAAAGCTACAAGACATTGCTCTCGGCATAGCAAAAGGAATTGAATATCTTCACCAAGGATGTGATCAACGAATCCTCCATTTTGATATTAAACCTCATAATATTTTGCTAGACCAaaatttcaatccaaaaatttctgattttggtttggccaaGTTGTGTGCAAAAGATCAAAGTGCAGTGTCTATGACCACAGCTAGGGGGACCATGGGTTACATTGCACCCGAAGTGTTCTCTAGGAACTTTGGGAGCGTGTCTTACAAATCAAATATTTATAGTTTTGGAATATTGTTGCTTGAAATGGTTGGAGGTAGGAAAAATGTTGATGTAACCATGGAGAACACTAGCCAAATATATTTCCCAGAATGGATCTACAATTTGTTAGAGCAAAAAGAAGACCTACGAGTCTATGTTGAGGATAATGAAGATGCTAAAATTGCAAAGAAACTCGCAATTGTAGGACTCTGGTGCATCCAATGGCACCCAGTGGATCGTCCTTCAATGAAAGTTGTGGTCCAAATGTTGGAAGGAGAAGGAGATAAGTTAACCATGCCTCCTAATCCCTTTGCATCTACAGGCCCTACAAGAATCAATGTAAGTATGCCTGCAAGGCGTTTGAACCAGGAGTTAGAAGTCATCCTAGAATCAGAGTAG
- the LOC126709526 gene encoding rust resistance kinase Lr10-like isoform X4: protein MDISLRIVIPTLLLFVLFIVDLGEGHKWCPERCGDHGPDIRFPFRLIKDRQPDHHGGFDLYCNDKNDTVLELSTSVKAFVKKIDYKSQSIEVTDSDGCFPRKIWGLKLNLSSSSFQFKNDLSDYALFKCTPDTESSYYLIPCLSSFSTPVYAFPSERDIDDLSILSCTKMYSVSSVPFYIWRSHSLQLTWSGSECGRGEVKGKNCRFQENSTDVRTECKDKGSSLGSFLLILVIYALYRVYRYDKTEKENQARIEMFLEDYKALKPTRYSYNDVKRITNQFTEKLGQGAYGTVFKGKFSNEIHVAVKILNSSKGNGEEFINEVVTMGRIHHVNVVRLVGFCADGFRRALVYEFLPNDSLEKFISSVDSNRFLGWEKLQDIALGIAKGIEYLHQGCDQRILHFDIKPHNILLDQNFNPKISDFGLAKLCAKDQSAVSMTTARGTMGYIAPEVFSRNFGSVSYKSNIYSFGILLLEMVGGRKNVDVTMENTSQIYFPEWIYNLLEQKEDLRVYVEDNEDAKIAKKLAIVGLWCIQWHPVDRPSMKVVVQMLEGEGDKLTMPPNPFASTGPTRINVSMPARRLNQELEVILESE, encoded by the exons ATGGATATTTCCCTAAGAATAGTTATCCCAACCTTACTGTTGTTTGTGCTTTTCATCGTAGACCTTGGAGAAGGCCACAAATGGTGTCCCGAACGGTGTGGAGACCATGGCCCAGACATCCGATTTCCTTTCCGACTCATCAAAGACAGGCAGCCAGACCACCACGGTGGCTTTGATCTCTACTGCAATGATAAAAATGATACGGTGCTTGAGCTGTCGACTTCAGTAAAAgcctttgttaaaaaaattgattacaaATCTCAGTCAATTGAAGTAACTGACTCAGATGGCTGCTTTCCACGGAAAATCTGGGGACTCAAACTCAATTTATCTTCTTCGTCTTTCCAATTCAAAAATGATCTTTCTGACTATGCCCTTTTCAAATGTACGCCAGATACAGAATCTTCTTATTATCTGATTCCTTGTCTTAGTAGCTTTTCAACCCCAGTTTATGCTTTTCCTTCGGAGAGAGACATCGACGACTTGTCCATATTATCATGTACAAAGATGTATAGCGTTTCATCAGTTCCATTTTATATATGGCGTTCTCATTCTCTTCAATTGACATGGTCCGGATCGGAGTGCGGACGCGGTGAAGTGAAAGGCAAGAACTGTAGATTCCAGGAAAATAGCACTGATGTGAGAACTGAGTGCAAAGACAAAG GTTCCAGCTTGGGGTCATTTCTTTTGATACTAGTAATCTATGCACTCTACCGTGTCTATCGCTATGAcaaaacagagaaagaaaatcAAGCTAGGATTGAAATGTTTTTGGAGGATTACAAAGCTCTCAAGCCCACAAGGTACTCGTATAACGATGTTAAAAGAATTACAAATCAGTTTACTGAGAAGTTAGGACAAGGAGCCTATGGAACAGTattcaaaggaaaattttcaaatgaaatcCATGTAGCCGTGAAGATCCTGAACAGTTCCAAGGGCAATGGGGAAGAATTCATAAATGAAGTGGTAACAATGGGTAGAATCCACCATGTTAATGTGGTTCGCTTGGTTGGCTTCTGTGCTGATGGATTTAGAAGAGCTCTAGTGTATGAGTTCTTACCAAATGATTCACTAGAGAAGTTCATTTCCTCAGTAGATTCTAACCGTTTCCTTGGTTGGGAAAAGCTACAAGACATTGCTCTCGGCATAGCAAAAGGAATTGAATATCTTCACCAAGGATGTGATCAACGAATCCTCCATTTTGATATTAAACCTCATAATATTTTGCTAGACCAaaatttcaatccaaaaatttctgattttggtttggccaaGTTGTGTGCAAAAGATCAAAGTGCAGTGTCTATGACCACAGCTAGGGGGACCATGGGTTACATTGCACCCGAAGTGTTCTCTAGGAACTTTGGGAGCGTGTCTTACAAATCAAATATTTATAGTTTTGGAATATTGTTGCTTGAAATGGTTGGAGGTAGGAAAAATGTTGATGTAACCATGGAGAACACTAGCCAAATATATTTCCCAGAATGGATCTACAATTTGTTAGAGCAAAAAGAAGACCTACGAGTCTATGTTGAGGATAATGAAGATGCTAAAATTGCAAAGAAACTCGCAATTGTAGGACTCTGGTGCATCCAATGGCACCCAGTGGATCGTCCTTCAATGAAAGTTGTGGTCCAAATGTTGGAAGGAGAAGGAGATAAGTTAACCATGCCTCCTAATCCCTTTGCATCTACAGGCCCTACAAGAATCAATGTAAGTATGCCTGCAAGGCGTTTGAACCAGGAGTTAGAAGTCATCCTAGAATCAGAGTAG
- the LOC126709526 gene encoding rust resistance kinase Lr10-like isoform X3, which translates to MDISLRIVIPTLLLFVLFIVDLGEGHKWCPERCGDHGPDIRFPFRLIKDRQPDHHGGFDLYCNDKNDTVLELSTSVKAFVKKIDYKSQSIEVTDSDGCFPRKIWGLKLNLSSSSFQFKNDLSDYALFKCTPDTESSYYLIPCLSSFSTPVYAFPSERDIDDLSILSCTKMYSVSSVPFYIWRSHSLQLTWSGSECGRGEVKGKNCRFQENSTDVRTECKDKGTLTKIVITGSSLGSFLLILVIYALYRVYRYDKTEKENQARIEMFLEDYKALKPTRYSYNDVKRITNQFTEKLGQGAYGTVFKGKFSNEIHVAVKILNSSKGNGEEFINEVVTMGRIHHVNVVRLVGFCADGFRRALVYEFLPNDSLEKFISSVDSNRFLGWEKLQDIALGIAKGIEYLHQGCDQRILHFDIKPHNILLDQNFNPKISDFGLAKLCAKDQSAVSMTTARGTMGYIAPEVFSRNFGSVSYKSNIYSFGILLLEMVGGRKNVDVTMENTSQIYFPEWIYNLLEQKEDLRVYVEDNEDAKIAKKLAIVGLWCIQWHPVDRPSMKVVVQMLEGEGDKLTMPPNPFASTGPTRINVSMPARRLNQELEVILESE; encoded by the exons ATGGATATTTCCCTAAGAATAGTTATCCCAACCTTACTGTTGTTTGTGCTTTTCATCGTAGACCTTGGAGAAGGCCACAAATGGTGTCCCGAACGGTGTGGAGACCATGGCCCAGACATCCGATTTCCTTTCCGACTCATCAAAGACAGGCAGCCAGACCACCACGGTGGCTTTGATCTCTACTGCAATGATAAAAATGATACGGTGCTTGAGCTGTCGACTTCAGTAAAAgcctttgttaaaaaaattgattacaaATCTCAGTCAATTGAAGTAACTGACTCAGATGGCTGCTTTCCACGGAAAATCTGGGGACTCAAACTCAATTTATCTTCTTCGTCTTTCCAATTCAAAAATGATCTTTCTGACTATGCCCTTTTCAAATGTACGCCAGATACAGAATCTTCTTATTATCTGATTCCTTGTCTTAGTAGCTTTTCAACCCCAGTTTATGCTTTTCCTTCGGAGAGAGACATCGACGACTTGTCCATATTATCATGTACAAAGATGTATAGCGTTTCATCAGTTCCATTTTATATATGGCGTTCTCATTCTCTTCAATTGACATGGTCCGGATCGGAGTGCGGACGCGGTGAAGTGAAAGGCAAGAACTGTAGATTCCAGGAAAATAGCACTGATGTGAGAACTGAGTGCAAAGACAAAG gtACATTAACAAAAATAGTGATAACTG GTTCCAGCTTGGGGTCATTTCTTTTGATACTAGTAATCTATGCACTCTACCGTGTCTATCGCTATGAcaaaacagagaaagaaaatcAAGCTAGGATTGAAATGTTTTTGGAGGATTACAAAGCTCTCAAGCCCACAAGGTACTCGTATAACGATGTTAAAAGAATTACAAATCAGTTTACTGAGAAGTTAGGACAAGGAGCCTATGGAACAGTattcaaaggaaaattttcaaatgaaatcCATGTAGCCGTGAAGATCCTGAACAGTTCCAAGGGCAATGGGGAAGAATTCATAAATGAAGTGGTAACAATGGGTAGAATCCACCATGTTAATGTGGTTCGCTTGGTTGGCTTCTGTGCTGATGGATTTAGAAGAGCTCTAGTGTATGAGTTCTTACCAAATGATTCACTAGAGAAGTTCATTTCCTCAGTAGATTCTAACCGTTTCCTTGGTTGGGAAAAGCTACAAGACATTGCTCTCGGCATAGCAAAAGGAATTGAATATCTTCACCAAGGATGTGATCAACGAATCCTCCATTTTGATATTAAACCTCATAATATTTTGCTAGACCAaaatttcaatccaaaaatttctgattttggtttggccaaGTTGTGTGCAAAAGATCAAAGTGCAGTGTCTATGACCACAGCTAGGGGGACCATGGGTTACATTGCACCCGAAGTGTTCTCTAGGAACTTTGGGAGCGTGTCTTACAAATCAAATATTTATAGTTTTGGAATATTGTTGCTTGAAATGGTTGGAGGTAGGAAAAATGTTGATGTAACCATGGAGAACACTAGCCAAATATATTTCCCAGAATGGATCTACAATTTGTTAGAGCAAAAAGAAGACCTACGAGTCTATGTTGAGGATAATGAAGATGCTAAAATTGCAAAGAAACTCGCAATTGTAGGACTCTGGTGCATCCAATGGCACCCAGTGGATCGTCCTTCAATGAAAGTTGTGGTCCAAATGTTGGAAGGAGAAGGAGATAAGTTAACCATGCCTCCTAATCCCTTTGCATCTACAGGCCCTACAAGAATCAATGTAAGTATGCCTGCAAGGCGTTTGAACCAGGAGTTAGAAGTCATCCTAGAATCAGAGTAG